The following coding sequences are from one Paenibacillus tundrae window:
- a CDS encoding methyltransferase domain-containing protein, which translates to MPFFRTLSIRAREDELMDDFSMGGDDLREALKHLRRLNKIFAAPGPTLFGVEKLWKEIGCPDELHIMDVGAGSGDVNEKLLRWSDKKGVKLHITLIDMTEEACVEARRLFQNEPRVIVQRADVMDLPDGSADIVTGSQFVHHFDGQQLIDIVSQMLRISRYGVVINDIHRHPVSYTAVWITTRLISRNRYIRHDGPLSVAKGFTGKDWQELKQKLNHHTMSYSWKPLFRYSVVIPNDAVKTLS; encoded by the coding sequence CTTTAGAACATTGTCCATCAGAGCACGTGAGGATGAACTTATGGATGATTTCTCTATGGGTGGTGACGATTTAAGGGAAGCACTCAAACACTTGAGGCGACTGAACAAAATATTCGCTGCTCCTGGTCCCACCCTATTTGGTGTCGAGAAACTATGGAAAGAGATCGGTTGCCCTGATGAGCTTCACATTATGGATGTTGGCGCTGGTTCAGGAGATGTGAATGAGAAGTTACTCCGTTGGTCTGACAAAAAAGGCGTTAAACTGCACATTACACTCATCGATATGACAGAAGAGGCATGTGTGGAGGCAAGGCGACTATTTCAAAATGAACCGAGAGTCATTGTGCAACGTGCAGATGTCATGGATTTACCTGATGGCTCCGCTGACATTGTAACAGGATCTCAATTTGTACATCATTTTGATGGTCAACAATTGATTGATATCGTCTCCCAGATGCTGCGTATCTCCAGATACGGTGTGGTCATTAATGATATACATCGCCATCCGGTGTCCTATACGGCTGTGTGGATTACAACACGCTTAATCTCACGCAATCGCTACATTCGGCATGATGGCCCACTATCCGTTGCTAAAGGTTTCACAGGCAAGGACTGGCAGGAACTGAAGCAGAAGCTCAACCATCATACGATGAGTTACAGTTGGAAACCTCTGTTTCGTTATTCTGTTGTTATTCCGAATGATGCGGTCAAGACACTATCCTAG
- a CDS encoding NAD(P)/FAD-dependent oxidoreductase, which translates to MSKQVDVIIIGAGIAGSTCALQLAKQGHEVILMDSQEFPRHKTCGEFMSPETKEMLEYLDIHLLEQKLQPTMMDHAQIIMPDGGEIEAPLPGNAYGISRYELDRILHQAALEAGATILTKSTVTKIQQPQDGFYEVQFKQAGELVQYRAKAVIGAHGTKKPRGVVPSAEDLRDETVYVGIKSHFTGITIPPRVELYFCEGGYVGISPIENGKTNVAALLTLETVQGSGTSVPDILHAASQTNNRLAERLAEGEAVPGTQVSIAPLNLSNIPEPWSQYPHIGDAMMMIPPLSGDGMSIALRSSLLCAQYTDRYLRGELDDKAWASEYILAANQEFTQLLKRTRTIQKLAFAKVNVYYPKLVQMMPSLASYIVQATRLPHMNTTNR; encoded by the coding sequence GTGTCCAAACAAGTTGACGTCATTATCATTGGAGCAGGCATTGCTGGCAGTACGTGCGCACTGCAGCTTGCGAAGCAAGGGCATGAAGTGATTTTGATGGATAGTCAAGAATTTCCCCGTCACAAAACATGTGGTGAATTCATGTCTCCTGAGACCAAGGAGATGTTGGAATACCTGGATATTCATCTTCTAGAACAGAAGCTACAGCCAACAATGATGGATCATGCGCAGATTATTATGCCTGACGGAGGAGAGATCGAAGCGCCTTTACCAGGCAATGCTTATGGCATTAGTCGTTATGAGCTAGATCGTATCTTGCATCAAGCAGCATTGGAAGCAGGAGCGACGATATTAACCAAATCAACCGTAACGAAGATTCAACAGCCGCAAGATGGCTTTTACGAAGTCCAGTTCAAGCAAGCAGGAGAGCTTGTTCAATATCGTGCTAAAGCGGTTATCGGGGCACATGGAACCAAGAAGCCACGGGGAGTTGTTCCGTCTGCAGAGGATCTACGGGATGAAACCGTCTATGTAGGAATAAAATCTCATTTTACTGGCATCACGATCCCACCTAGAGTGGAGTTGTACTTTTGCGAAGGTGGATATGTTGGCATCTCTCCGATTGAAAATGGGAAAACCAATGTGGCGGCTTTGTTGACACTGGAAACGGTACAAGGAAGCGGGACATCTGTGCCTGATATATTACATGCAGCATCGCAAACCAACAACAGATTAGCGGAGCGGCTCGCTGAAGGAGAGGCTGTTCCCGGTACGCAAGTATCCATAGCACCGCTGAACCTCTCTAACATACCAGAGCCATGGTCACAATATCCTCATATCGGTGATGCAATGATGATGATTCCGCCTCTAAGTGGAGATGGCATGTCAATCGCACTTCGTTCTTCATTGTTGTGCGCGCAGTACACAGACCGTTATCTCCGAGGTGAGCTGGATGATAAAGCGTGGGCAAGTGAGTATATTTTGGCAGCCAATCAAGAATTCACTCAACTGCTTAAACGAACAAGAACCATTCAGAAACTGGCTTTTGCTAAAGTTAACGTATACTATCCTAAACTTGTGCAGATGATGCCTAGCTTGGCATCCTATATCGTGCAAGCCACACGTTTACCGCATATGAATACGACGAACAGATA